In the genome of Gammaproteobacteria bacterium, the window GATGGTGCAGCGCCAGGGTACCGCGACAACGCAGCCACGGAAAAAAGAAACCCGAAAGGCTCGCCATGTTCACCATCGGAAACGGGCACAGCATCGTCATCCCCGGCTCCACACCGGTCTCTGTCACCGCCAGCGTCTGGGCCAGCCATTGATTGTGGCTGCGCGGAACGCCCTTGGGCGTGCCCGTGGTGCCCGAAGTCCAGCAGATCGTGAATACATCGTCGGCGGAAACCACGGCAACCGGCGGCGCAACCGCACCCGGTGCGAGCGGCAAAATGCCTTGCGGCCCGAGCGCAAGCACCCGCGTGCCGGCATCGAACAGCGCGGCATGACGAGCGGCGAGATCCTCGCCCTTGAAATTCGCGGTGCCGAGATAGACGCGCGGGCGCAGTTTGCGCGCGATCACACCGAGTTCGTGCCCGGCATACTGCATCGGCACCGGGCTGAGGATCGCACCAAGCGCGGCGCAGCTCAGGTAGGCAACGATGGATTCGACGCTGTTCGGCAACTGCATCAGCACGATATCGTCGCGGGCGATGCCTTCCTCGCGCAGGCTCGCCGCAAAACCGAGCGCGCGCTGGCGAAGCTCGCTCCAGCTCAGGCGCAGCGGTGCGCCGCTGGTGAACGATTCGCGGTTGGGCGGGTCGAGCAGCGCAAGCCCTTCGGGGTCTGCCTCGACCGCCGCCTCGAACAATTGCCAGGTCGTGGTATCACCCCACCAACCCAGCTTGCGGAACAGCGCGATGCGCTCGGGTGCGGCAGTCTGCATGATGTCTCTTTCCTTGCGTTACCGGGTCAAGAATACCTCACTGCCAGGCAGTGCGGGGCACCGTCTCGGTTACAGCCCAGGGAAGTGCATCGGGAAATTTCGCGAGCTCATCCTCGAGCCAGGCCGCGAGCGAGGCTGGACTGTCTGCGCTGGTGCGCGTGTGGGCAAAGATATGCGCCGGGCGGGACTTGCGATCGAACCACACATGATCTTCGAGCGGAACGGCGGGCCGGGTCGCGGCCAGCCATATGACGGTATCGGCACCGGCGGGCTCCTTGCGCAGCACGGATTTCAGGATCCGCCGGAAACGCGGCAGCGAACGCCGGACGCCATCAGTGTCCACCCACCCGGGGTGCATCACATAGCTGTGGACTCCCGAGCTGGCGTGATTTTTCTCCCACAGCGCGCTCAGCGCGAGCTGGGCACGCTTGGCAAAACCATAGGCGGCAGTACCGTTGTACTGCTGCGGATCCAGCACATGCAGCATTTTTGTCGAGAGCGGCACGTTGTACATGCCGCCGGAAGAAATATTGATGACCAGCCCCCGGTTGGCGAAGCCCCTGCCCCGCACCAGCCCTTCCGTCAG includes:
- a CDS encoding SDR family NAD(P)-dependent oxidoreductase; this encodes MQLAQLKKIINFYGRCAASFSQIGFVARGLPWRSFDADFSEQLWLVTGASGGIGSEIVAAAARRGARVCAVARNRQKLEAMRATLSAEADRVEPFIVDLSLQRDVSRLLGELAAAGKRVDVLVNCVGVLLDEFSLNSEGRETSFATNLLNHYLLTEGLVRGRGFANRGLVINISSGGMYNVPLSTKMLHVLDPQQYNGTAAYGFAKRAQLALSALWEKNHASSGVHSYVMHPGWVDTDGVRRSLPRFRRILKSVLRKEPAGADTVIWLAATRPAVPLEDHVWFDRKSRPAHIFAHTRTSADSPASLAAWLEDELAKFPDALPWAVTETVPRTAWQ